From the genome of Ectobacillus sp. JY-23, one region includes:
- the truB gene encoding tRNA pseudouridine(55) synthase TruB, whose amino-acid sequence MEGVLLLNKPKGMTSHDCVFKLRKLLKEKRIGHTGTLDPDVTGVLPICIGRATKIAQFLTSEVKTYEGEVTLGWSTTTEDSSGEIVEQRNVDRVITRAEIQAVLQEMTGTIEQRPPMFSAVKVNGKKLYEYARQGIEVERPVRTIAIHSFDLLDDRDVFEGTSLSFRFRVTCSKGTYVRTLAVMIGEKLGYPAHMSDLVRTASGKFTLAQCITLEQVEEYVKQGKAQDLLQSIDEALATFSKWVVDEETAEQVKNGGFLPEPSFSTDKYIMIFNQNDQCLAIYEPHPTKARVLKPTKVLVNNQELKL is encoded by the coding sequence ATGGAAGGTGTATTACTTTTAAACAAACCAAAAGGAATGACATCTCACGATTGTGTCTTTAAACTGCGAAAACTGCTAAAGGAAAAGCGCATTGGTCATACAGGTACACTTGATCCGGATGTGACAGGTGTGCTACCAATTTGTATTGGAAGAGCAACAAAAATTGCGCAGTTTTTAACGAGCGAAGTGAAAACATACGAGGGTGAAGTAACACTTGGTTGGTCGACTACAACTGAGGATTCATCTGGAGAAATAGTAGAGCAAAGGAATGTGGATCGTGTCATTACACGCGCAGAAATCCAGGCGGTATTGCAGGAGATGACAGGAACAATTGAACAAAGGCCTCCAATGTTTTCAGCGGTAAAGGTAAATGGGAAAAAATTATATGAATACGCAAGACAAGGTATTGAAGTAGAGCGCCCGGTACGCACCATTGCTATTCATTCTTTTGATTTATTGGATGACCGTGACGTGTTTGAGGGAACGTCTCTTTCTTTTCGTTTTCGGGTTACTTGCAGCAAAGGCACGTATGTACGCACACTTGCGGTTATGATAGGCGAAAAACTGGGTTATCCAGCGCATATGTCTGACCTCGTCCGTACTGCATCTGGCAAGTTTACGTTAGCGCAGTGTATAACATTGGAGCAAGTAGAAGAGTATGTAAAACAAGGTAAGGCGCAAGACCTGTTACAATCTATCGATGAGGCATTAGCTACCTTTTCAAAATGGGTTGTAGATGAAGAAACAGCAGAACAGGTGAAAAATGGCGGTTTTTTGCCGGAACCAAGCTTTTCTACAGACAAGTACATTATGATTTTTAATCAAAATGATCAATGCTTAGCCATTTACGAACCCCATCCCACTAAAGCGAGAGTATTAAAGCCGACAAAAGTTCTTGTGAATAATCAAGAATTAAAGCTATAA
- a CDS encoding DUF503 domain-containing protein, with product MIGALICECMIYDAASLKDKRAVLQRIITRLRQRYNVSVAETNYQDEWQRTEITIVAVAEERIVCEREVQRALTLIDSFPEIERTVTMWEWY from the coding sequence GTGATTGGTGCACTCATCTGTGAATGCATGATTTATGATGCCGCTTCTTTAAAAGATAAGCGTGCTGTATTGCAACGTATTATAACGCGGCTTCGGCAGCGGTACAATGTCTCTGTTGCTGAAACAAATTATCAAGATGAGTGGCAAAGAACTGAAATAACCATCGTTGCGGTGGCAGAAGAACGGATTGTGTGTGAGCGCGAGGTACAACGAGCGCTCACGCTTATTGATTCGTTTCCGGAAATAGAGCGTACAGTAACGATGTGGGAATGGTACTGA
- the nusA gene encoding transcription termination factor NusA yields the protein MSTELLDALLVLEKEKGISKDIIIEAIEAALISAYKRNFNQAQNVRVSFNPEVGSIKVFARKDVVESVFDPRLEISEEEARLIHPNYQEGDVVELEVTPKDFGRIAAQTAKQVVTQRVREAERGVIYSEFIDREEDIMVGIVQRQDARFIYVSLGKVEALLPIGEQMPNEQYKPHDRIRVFLTKVEKTTKGPQIFVSRTHPGLLKRLFELEVPEIYDGTVEIRSVAREAGDRSKISVYSENPDVDPVGSCVGPKGQRVQSIVNELKGEKIDIVRWSNDPVEYVANALSPSQVVKVLVNEDDKATTVIVPDHQLSLAIGKRGQNARLAAKLTGWKIDIKSESDAKKAGILEESYQFEVDAFEE from the coding sequence ATGAGCACTGAACTGTTGGATGCTTTGCTCGTATTAGAAAAAGAAAAGGGCATCAGCAAGGATATTATTATTGAAGCAATTGAGGCAGCGTTGATTTCTGCATACAAACGCAACTTCAACCAAGCACAAAATGTGCGTGTAAGTTTCAATCCAGAAGTTGGGTCTATTAAAGTTTTTGCAAGAAAAGATGTAGTTGAAAGCGTATTTGACCCGCGCCTTGAAATTTCAGAAGAAGAAGCACGTTTGATTCACCCAAATTATCAAGAGGGCGATGTTGTTGAGCTTGAAGTAACACCAAAGGACTTTGGACGTATTGCTGCACAGACAGCTAAACAAGTTGTAACACAACGTGTGCGTGAAGCTGAACGTGGTGTCATTTATTCCGAATTTATTGACCGTGAAGAAGATATTATGGTCGGTATTGTACAGCGTCAAGATGCGCGCTTTATTTATGTAAGCCTTGGAAAAGTGGAAGCATTGTTGCCAATTGGTGAGCAGATGCCAAACGAACAGTATAAACCGCATGATCGCATTCGTGTATTCTTAACAAAAGTAGAAAAAACAACAAAAGGTCCACAAATTTTCGTATCTCGCACACATCCTGGTTTATTAAAACGCTTGTTTGAGCTAGAGGTTCCTGAAATTTATGATGGAACAGTAGAAATTCGCTCTGTGGCACGTGAAGCTGGAGACCGCTCCAAAATTTCCGTGTACTCAGAGAATCCGGATGTGGATCCAGTCGGTTCTTGTGTTGGGCCAAAAGGACAGCGTGTCCAAAGCATTGTCAACGAACTAAAAGGTGAAAAGATTGATATCGTTCGTTGGTCTAACGACCCAGTAGAATATGTGGCGAACGCACTTAGTCCTTCACAAGTGGTAAAGGTATTGGTAAATGAAGATGATAAAGCGACAACAGTTATTGTGCCGGATCATCAATTATCTTTGGCAATTGGAAAAAGAGGACAGAATGCACGTTTGGCAGCTAAGCTGACAGGTTGGAAAATTGACATTAAAAGCGAGTCTGACGCAAAAAAGGCTGGCATCTTAGAGGAATCATACCAATTTGAAGTAGATGCGTTTGAGGAGTGA
- a CDS encoding YlxQ family RNA-binding protein, which produces MSNWSTFLGLANRARKIISGEELVLKEIRGGRAKLVLLAEDASNNTAKRIKDKANYYKIPLRTVETRQQLGHAIGRDERVVVAVLDEGFAKKLQSMLDTIYRG; this is translated from the coding sequence ATGAGTAATTGGAGTACGTTTTTGGGATTGGCAAATCGCGCGCGAAAGATTATATCGGGCGAAGAGCTTGTATTAAAGGAGATTAGAGGCGGCAGAGCAAAGCTAGTTTTGCTGGCTGAAGATGCATCAAACAATACGGCAAAACGCATCAAGGATAAAGCGAACTACTATAAAATCCCGCTCAGAACAGTCGAAACCCGACAACAATTAGGGCATGCAATCGGGAGAGATGAACGGGTGGTTGTGGCTGTACTGGATGAAGGCTTTGCAAAGAAGCTGCAAAGCATGCTCGATACAATTTATCGGGGGTGA
- a CDS encoding YlxR family protein: MNNRKVPLRKCVATQEMKPKRELVRIVRSKEGEVSIDLTGKKSGRGAYLSRDKEAILLAQKKNILEHQLKAKIDGSLYEELLALVEQP; this comes from the coding sequence GTGAACAATCGTAAAGTTCCCTTAAGAAAATGTGTAGCCACACAAGAAATGAAGCCAAAACGTGAGTTAGTCCGCATTGTTCGCTCAAAAGAGGGCGAAGTGTCTATAGATTTAACGGGGAAAAAATCCGGAAGAGGTGCTTATTTATCTCGTGATAAAGAAGCAATCTTACTGGCGCAGAAAAAAAACATCCTAGAGCATCAGTTGAAAGCAAAAATTGATGGTTCTTTGTATGAGGAATTGCTTGCGCTTGTGGAGCAGCCATGA
- the infB gene encoding translation initiation factor IF-2, translated as MSKIRVHEYAKQQNVSSKDIITKLKEMNIEVSNHMTMLDDEVVEKLNNDYNAGTAKRSIVEEFDEEANKEKENAGRNSKKSSNKKKKKDQGKKTDTRQDRFAAAKKSARPANETTDKVVFSGSLTVSELAKQLGKEPSEIIKKLFLLGIMATINQSLDKDTIELIAAEYGVEVEEEVVMDETDFETFIDEGDAEEHLTERPPVVTIMGHVDHGKTTLLDSIRNSKVTAGEAGGITQHIGAYQVEVNDKKITFLDTPGHAAFTTMRARGAQVTDITILVVAADDGVMPQTVEAINHAKAAEVPIIVAVNKMDKPTANPDRVMQELTEYGLVSEAWGGDTIFVPISALTGEGIDQLLEMILLVSEVEEYKANENRLALGTVIEAQLDKGKGPIATLLVQNGTMRIGDPIVVGTAFGRVRAMVNDQGRRVKEAGPSTPVEITGLNDVPQAGDRFMIFADEKRARQVGETRAQRMIIEQRGDKAKLSLEDLFQQIQQGDVKEINLIVKADVQGSVEALAASLQKIEVEGVKVKIIHTGAGAITESDIILASASNAIVIGFNVRPDVNAKRTAEAENVDVRLHRIIYNVIEEIESAMKGMLDPEFEEKVIGQAEVRQVFKVSKVGTIAGSYVIDGKITRDSSVRVIRDGIVVFEGKLDTLKRFKDDVKEVAQNYECGITVEKFNDIKEGDIIEAYIMQEIERK; from the coding sequence ATGAGTAAAATTCGAGTACATGAATACGCAAAACAACAAAATGTATCCAGTAAAGATATTATTACAAAACTAAAAGAAATGAACATAGAGGTTTCCAATCATATGACAATGTTAGATGACGAAGTAGTTGAAAAGTTAAACAATGATTATAATGCAGGTACAGCGAAGCGTTCTATCGTAGAAGAATTTGATGAAGAAGCAAACAAAGAAAAAGAAAACGCTGGTCGCAATAGCAAAAAAAGCAGCAATAAGAAAAAGAAAAAAGATCAAGGTAAGAAAACGGATACGCGTCAAGATCGCTTTGCTGCGGCAAAAAAGAGTGCGCGTCCTGCAAATGAAACAACTGATAAGGTTGTCTTTTCAGGCTCCCTTACAGTAAGCGAATTAGCAAAACAACTTGGCAAAGAGCCTTCTGAGATTATTAAAAAATTGTTCTTGCTTGGTATTATGGCTACTATTAACCAAAGCCTTGATAAAGATACAATTGAACTCATTGCCGCGGAGTATGGTGTAGAGGTTGAAGAAGAAGTTGTTATGGATGAAACAGATTTTGAAACATTTATTGATGAAGGCGATGCAGAGGAACATTTAACTGAGCGTCCTCCAGTTGTAACAATTATGGGTCACGTTGACCATGGTAAAACAACGCTTTTGGATTCCATTCGAAATTCTAAGGTAACTGCGGGGGAAGCGGGTGGAATCACACAGCACATTGGCGCGTATCAAGTTGAAGTAAACGACAAAAAAATTACTTTCCTAGATACACCAGGTCACGCAGCGTTTACAACAATGCGCGCACGTGGTGCACAGGTTACAGATATTACAATTTTAGTTGTGGCAGCGGATGATGGTGTAATGCCGCAAACAGTAGAAGCAATTAATCATGCAAAAGCAGCTGAAGTACCAATTATTGTGGCTGTGAATAAAATGGATAAGCCGACGGCAAATCCTGACCGTGTGATGCAGGAGTTAACAGAGTATGGTCTAGTTTCGGAAGCTTGGGGTGGAGATACGATTTTTGTACCAATCTCTGCATTAACAGGTGAGGGGATTGACCAATTGCTTGAAATGATTCTCCTTGTGAGTGAAGTGGAAGAGTATAAAGCAAATGAAAACCGCCTTGCATTAGGTACGGTAATTGAAGCACAGCTTGATAAAGGAAAAGGACCGATTGCAACCCTTCTTGTACAAAACGGAACAATGCGAATTGGAGATCCAATCGTTGTAGGAACAGCCTTTGGTCGTGTGCGTGCTATGGTAAATGATCAAGGTCGACGTGTAAAAGAAGCAGGTCCTTCTACGCCAGTTGAGATTACAGGTTTGAATGATGTACCGCAAGCAGGGGATCGCTTTATGATCTTTGCTGATGAAAAACGCGCGCGTCAAGTTGGTGAAACGAGAGCGCAACGTATGATTATTGAACAACGTGGTGATAAAGCGAAGCTTAGCCTCGAGGATTTATTCCAACAAATTCAACAAGGTGATGTGAAAGAAATCAACTTGATTGTAAAAGCTGACGTACAAGGTTCTGTAGAAGCATTGGCTGCTTCTTTACAGAAAATTGAAGTGGAAGGCGTTAAAGTGAAAATTATTCATACAGGCGCTGGCGCTATTACAGAATCTGATATTATCTTAGCTTCTGCTTCCAACGCAATTGTAATCGGCTTTAATGTTCGTCCTGACGTAAATGCGAAACGTACAGCAGAAGCAGAAAATGTTGATGTCCGACTACACCGCATTATTTATAACGTAATTGAAGAAATTGAATCCGCAATGAAAGGTATGCTGGATCCTGAGTTTGAGGAAAAAGTCATTGGTCAAGCGGAAGTACGACAAGTATTTAAGGTTTCTAAAGTCGGTACAATTGCTGGTTCTTACGTTATTGATGGTAAAATTACGCGCGATAGCAGTGTTCGTGTAATTCGTGATGGCATTGTGGTGTTTGAAGGTAAGTTGGATACATTGAAGCGTTTTAAAGACGACGTAAAAGAAGTAGCACAAAACTATGAGTGTGGTATAACAGTTGAGAAATTTAACGATATTAAAGAAGGCGACATTATTGAAGCATATATCATGCAGGAAATAGAGCGCAAGTGA
- the rimP gene encoding ribosome maturation factor RimP produces the protein MSKVTEIVEELAKPIIAELNLELVDVEYVKEGKDWFLRVFIDSEAGVDIEECATVSERLSEALDAADPIPDLYFLDVSSPGAERPLKKEQDFQKAIGKQIAIKTYAPIDGEKQFEGKLLSYDGTTVTLAMIIKTRKKEIQIPMEKVASARLAVTF, from the coding sequence ATGAGCAAAGTTACAGAAATCGTGGAAGAGCTGGCAAAACCGATTATTGCGGAATTAAACTTAGAACTTGTAGATGTAGAATACGTCAAAGAAGGAAAAGACTGGTTTTTGCGCGTGTTCATTGACTCAGAAGCAGGTGTGGACATAGAGGAATGTGCCACTGTCAGCGAACGCTTAAGCGAGGCGCTCGATGCCGCAGATCCAATTCCGGATTTATATTTCCTTGATGTTTCTTCACCGGGAGCTGAACGCCCGCTGAAAAAAGAGCAGGATTTTCAAAAGGCGATAGGGAAACAAATAGCTATCAAGACATATGCGCCAATTGACGGAGAAAAGCAGTTTGAAGGAAAACTACTTTCTTATGACGGTACAACCGTTACATTAGCCATGATTATAAAAACAAGAAAAAAAGAAATTCAAATTCCAATGGAAAAGGTTGCAAGCGCTAGACTTGCAGTTACGTTTTAA
- the rbfA gene encoding 30S ribosome-binding factor RbfA — translation MKLRANRVGEQMKKELGEIISRKIKDPRVGFVTVTDVQVSGDLQLAKVYISVLGDDEQRQNTLKGLAKAKGFIRSEIGQRIRLRKTPEITFEFDESIDYGHRIETLLHEINKDEKHEE, via the coding sequence ATGAAGTTGCGTGCAAATCGTGTGGGTGAGCAAATGAAAAAAGAGCTCGGTGAGATTATTAGTCGTAAGATTAAGGATCCCCGTGTCGGATTTGTAACAGTAACAGATGTGCAAGTAAGCGGAGACCTGCAACTTGCCAAAGTATATATTTCCGTACTTGGTGATGATGAACAAAGACAAAATACATTAAAGGGTTTAGCAAAAGCCAAGGGCTTTATTCGATCAGAAATAGGACAGCGAATTCGCTTGCGAAAAACCCCTGAAATTACGTTTGAATTTGATGAGTCCATTGATTACGGTCATAGAATTGAAACGTTATTGCATGAAATTAACAAAGATGAAAAGCACGAGGAATGA